From a single Silene latifolia isolate original U9 population chromosome 6, ASM4854445v1, whole genome shotgun sequence genomic region:
- the LOC141586712 gene encoding B3 domain-containing protein Os06g0194400-like, whose product MGLSSYEEHRQKRVDENKKRLEELNLLHLSQSLKNLSPKPSPMKRSTPAKSRTVEKQMVAVRRSPRVASNPAPVYVEVGMSGLSSPRKNYGIGRGAGYGIGRGAVWNGKYATDEERANAIEKAEQLASKLEQDGFPTAIRPILPSHVSSGFWLSLPSYFCKPNLPSTETTLTLEDENGDEFPVVYLPGKCGLSGGWRGFAIYKELSDGDALVFQLTSPSVFKVHIIRVTDLEDEEISED is encoded by the exons ATGGGATTATCATCATATGAAGAACATAGACAAAAGAGGGTTGATGAGAACAAGAAACGTTTGGAAGAACTTAATCTTCTTCATCTTTCTCAATCTCTCAAAAACCTCTCCCCTAAACCCTCTCCA ATGAAAAGGTCGACCCCGGCCAAATCTAGGACAGTGGAAAAACAGATGGTGGCTGTCAGACGGTCCCCTCGAGTTGCTAGCAACCCTGCTCCTGTTTATGTTGAA GTTGGCATGTCCGGGTTATCCTCACCCAGAAA GAACTACGGAATTGGGAGGGGAGCAGGGTACGGAATTGGGAGGGGAGCAGTGTGGAATGGCAAGTATGCAACAGATGAAGAGAGAGCAAATGCAATTGAGAAAGCAGAACAACTGGCTTCAAAGCTTGAACAAGACGGTTTTCCAACTGCCATTAGACctatacttccttctcatgtcaGTAGCGGTTTTTGGCTG AGTCTACCAAGCTATTTTTGCAAGCCAAACCTGCCTAGCACAGAAACCACTCTGACATTGGAGGACGAAAATGGTGATGAGTTTCCAGTTGTCTATTTACCTGGGAAATGTGGACTTAGTGGAGGTTGGAGGGGTTTCGCCATATATAAAGAACTTTCTGATGGAGACGCGCTCGTTTTCCAATTGACCAGCCCCTCAGTTTTCAAG GTGCATATTATTAGGGTAACTGATCTAGAAGATGAAGAAATTAGTGAAGATTAA
- the LOC141587974 gene encoding uncharacterized protein LOC141587974 yields MEDPIASINRVYGIVLREERHASITKVKEEKIEAAMAVRSHDNCYDKHGYEVVKARERGRGRRGGSSNRGANNRGRGRGRRHQANAVGNSSGTRNAETSNQNIPFTIEEIEKLRTLLQGSPNGNGKLQGMKVTLDIKWLIDSGCSHHMTGKRDLLKNIRHEEQFNVSLPDGRIIKAEIHGEVELSKDFVLKDVLFVPTLACDLISVQQLISENNCIVTFYNDYCEMQDQTMRMKIGQDKTQDKFGERGKRYIFLGYPHSKKGWKVYDLKERRVFVSRDVILYEHVFPYLVSENGANTQQGGAQTVSQNQQDTDLYTDDFEIEEPYVVRGIFDDSGVTEDVNGEHADDTSQGIGVVPNTSAGTFDSPGNNEYDERTEQEMEQDATNTRAMEENMGRGFLVKIDKHKEPTYYYEAAKSLEWREAMRKEIDVLEENGTWKIVSLPEGWSIEQLDVNNAFLHGDLDEEVYMKIPQVAMKSYGFVKSLADYSLFTLNQNVVFIGVLIYVDDMIVVSNGKKACEKFKAFLDAQFGIKDLGKLKFFLGIEVDQRAGGLFLNQRKYAMSIIEESGMAGAKTAYTPI; encoded by the exons ATGGAGGATCCTATTGCTAGTATCAATCGTGTATATGGTATTGTTTTGAGGGAGGAAAGACATGCCTCTATAACCAAAGTTAAGGAGGAGAAAATAGAGGCGGCAATGGCAGTAAGATCTCACG ACAATTGTTATGACAAGCATGGGTATGAAGTAGTGAAGGCAAGAGAAAGGGGTcgtggaagaagaggaggaagcAGCAATCGAGGGGCAAACAATCGAGGCAGAGGACGTGGCCGTAGACATCAGGCCAATGCAGTGGGAAATTCGTCGGGAACGCGGAATGCAGAGACTTCAAATCAGAACATACCCTTCACCATAGAGGAGATTGAAAAGCTGCGAACCCTATTGCAAGGTAGTCCCAATGGTAATGGCAAGTTGCAAGGTATGAAAGTTACATTAGATATTAAATGGTTAATAGATAGTGGATGTTCGCATCATATGACTGGAAAGAGAGATTTGTTGAAAAATATTAGACATGAAGAACAATTCAATGTCAGTTTGCCCGATGGTAGGATAATCAAGGCCGAAATACACGGAGAAGTCGAGTTGAGCAAGGATTTCGTCTTGAAAGACGTTTTGTTTGTGCCAACACTTGCTTGTGATCTCATTTCCGTTCAACAATTGATAAGTGAAAATAATTGCATAGTAACCTTTTACAATGATTATTGTGAAATGCAGGACCAGACTATGAGGATGAAGATTGGACAGG ATAAAACACAGGACAAATTTGGGGAACGGGGGAAACGTTACATTTTTCTCGGCTATCCCCATAGTAAAAAAGGATGGAAGGTGTATGATTTAAAGGAGAGACGGGTTTTTGTGTCACGTGATGTTATTTTATATGAGCATGTGTTTCCTTATTTGGTGTCCGAAAATGGTGCAAATACACAACAAGGGGGAGCTCAAACCGTGTCACAAAATCAGCAAGACACTGACTTGTACACGGATGATTTCGAGATTGAGGAACCTTATGTTGTGAGGGGGATATTTGATGACAGTGGTGTGACAGAGGACGTGAATGGAGAGCACGCTGATGATACGTCTCAGGGAATTGGCGTTGTTCCGAATACAAGTGCAGGGACTTTCGACAGTCCTGGCAATAATGAATATGATGAAAGAACAGAACAAGAAATGGAACAGGACGCGACCAATACTCGTGCAATGGAGGAAAATATGGGTCGCG GTTTCTTAGTCAAAATTGATAAACACAAAGAGCCAACTTATTATTATGAGGCGGCAAAAAGCTTGGAATGGAGGGAGGCAATGAGAAAAGAGATAgatgttttggaagaaaatggtACTTGGAAAATTGTAAGCTTGCCCGAAG GTTGGTCCATTGAACAATTAGATGTCAACAATGCTTTTTTACATGGAGATCTTGATGAGGAAGTTTACATGAAAATTCCACAAG TTGCTATGAAAAGCTACGGTTTTGTGAAGTCCTTGGCCGATTACTCCTTGTTCACGCTAAATCAAAATGTAGTGTTCATTGGAGTACTTAtttacgtggatgatatgatcgTGGTTAGTAACGGTAAGAAAGCTTGTGAAAAATTCAAGGCTTTTTTGGATGCACAATTCGGGATTAAAGACTTGGGGAAACTCAAGTTTTTCTTGGGCATTGAAGTAGATCAGAGAGCAGGTGGACTGTTTTTAAATCAAAGAAAATATGCCATGAGCATTATAGAAGAAAGTGGTATGGCAGGAGCAAAGACGGCGTATACGCCAATTTAG